Proteins from a single region of Hordeum vulgare subsp. vulgare chromosome 6H, MorexV3_pseudomolecules_assembly, whole genome shotgun sequence:
- the LOC123403884 gene encoding peroxiredoxin-2E-2, chloroplastic-like — MATASLSALSSSAAAAGRRFVLSSPSLAFASRRIAAPARLRAAVLPGERRFAASAASASPVVATIAVGDKLPDATLSYFDPADGELKTVTVGDLTAGKKVVLFAVPGAFTPTCSQKHLPGFVEKAGELRAKGVDTVACVSVNDAFVMKAWKESLGLGDDVLLLSDGNLELTRALGVEMDLSDKPMGLGVRSRRYALLADDGVVKVLNLEEGGAFTTSSAEEMLNAL, encoded by the coding sequence ATGGCCACCGCGTCGCTGTCCGCTCTGTCCtcgtcggccgccgccgccggcagGCGCTTCGTCCTCTCCTCCCCGTCGCTCGCCTTCGCCTCCCGCCGCATCGCCGCCCCAGCCCGCCTCCGCGCCGCCGTTCTTCCGGGGGAAAGGAGATTCGCGGCGTCCGCGGCATCGGCATCCCCGGTCGTGGCCACCATCGCGGTCGGCGACAAGCTGCCCGACGCCACGCTCTCCTACTTCGACCCAGCCGACGGCGAGCTGAAGACGGTGACGGTCGGCGACCTCACGGCGGGGAAGAAGGTCGTGCTCTTCGCTGTCCCGGGCGCCTTCACCCCGACCTGCTCGCAGAAGCACCTGCCGGGGTTCGTCGAGAAGGCGGGCGAGCTGCGCGCCAAGGGGGTGGACACCGTGGCGTGCGTCTCGGTGAACGACGCCTTCGTGATGAAGGCGTGGAAGGAGAGCCTCGGCCTCGGCGACGACGTGCTGCTGCTGTCGGACGGCAACCTCGAGCTCACCCGCGCGCTGGGCGTGGAGATGGACCTCTCCGACAAGCCCATGGGGCTAGGCGTGCGGTCCCGCCGCTACGCGCTCCTCGCAGACGACGGCGTCGTCAAGGTGCTC